One Roseomonas gilardii subsp. gilardii genomic region harbors:
- the tolR gene encoding protein TolR: MAEINVTPLVDVMLVLLIIFMVAAPLMTSGVPVDLPKTAAAPLNQETEPLTVSVNPEGRIFLQDTEVQLDTLVPQLQAIMQNQPAGAPERRIFVRGDRTNSYGRIMEVMGAIISSGFTRVALLAEQPAGAPSRPGQGAANGSTNGSANRAAPAQGTAQGAARAPSR; this comes from the coding sequence ATGGCCGAGATCAACGTCACGCCGCTGGTGGACGTGATGCTGGTGCTGCTGATCATCTTCATGGTGGCGGCGCCGCTGATGACCTCCGGCGTGCCGGTGGACCTGCCCAAGACGGCGGCCGCGCCGCTGAACCAGGAGACGGAGCCGCTGACCGTCTCGGTGAATCCGGAGGGGCGGATCTTCCTCCAGGACACCGAGGTGCAGCTCGACACGCTGGTGCCGCAGCTCCAGGCCATCATGCAGAACCAGCCGGCGGGCGCGCCGGAGCGGCGCATCTTCGTGCGCGGCGACCGCACCAACAGCTATGGCCGCATCATGGAGGTGATGGGCGCCATCATCTCCTCCGGCTTCACCCGCGTCGCCCTGCTGGCGGAACAGCCCGCGGGCGCCCCGTCCCGCCCGGGCCAAGGGGCCGCGAACGGATCCACGAACGGATCTGCGAACCGGGCCGCCCCGGCGCAAGGCACCGCCCAGGGCGCGGCGCGCGCGCCGTCGCGCTGA
- the tolQ gene encoding protein TolQ yields the protein MPVGEGVTATNLAPMVHDLSLWNLFLQADWIVKLVMIGLLLASIWVWAIVFEKVTSVRRANRAADAFEEKFWSGGSLEELYRSEGERPSHPMAAVFGSGMREWQASAQASVGSAISLMGVKERADRAMGVTVGREMERMERWMVFLASVGSVAPFIGLFGTVWGIMNSFAAIAGNNNTNLAVVAPGIAEALFATAIGLVAAIPAVLAYNKINTDLSRYAARLEAFASEFGTILSRQADETPAGR from the coding sequence ATGCCCGTGGGTGAGGGCGTGACGGCGACCAACCTGGCGCCGATGGTACATGACCTGTCGCTCTGGAACTTGTTCCTCCAGGCCGACTGGATCGTGAAGCTGGTGATGATCGGGCTGCTGCTCGCCAGCATCTGGGTCTGGGCGATCGTGTTCGAGAAGGTGACCTCGGTGCGCCGCGCGAACCGCGCCGCGGATGCCTTCGAGGAGAAGTTCTGGTCCGGCGGATCGCTGGAGGAACTCTACCGCAGCGAGGGCGAGCGCCCCAGCCATCCGATGGCGGCCGTCTTCGGCTCCGGGATGCGGGAATGGCAGGCCAGCGCCCAGGCCTCGGTCGGCTCCGCCATCTCCCTGATGGGCGTCAAGGAACGCGCCGACCGCGCCATGGGCGTGACGGTGGGCCGCGAGATGGAGCGCATGGAGCGCTGGATGGTGTTCCTGGCCTCGGTCGGCTCGGTGGCGCCCTTCATCGGCCTGTTCGGCACGGTCTGGGGCATCATGAACTCCTTCGCCGCCATCGCGGGCAACAACAACACCAACCTCGCCGTGGTGGCGCCGGGCATCGCCGAGGCGCTCTTCGCCACGGCGATCGGCCTGGTGGCCGCCATCCCGGCGGTGCTGGCCTACAACAAGATCAACACCGACCTGTCGCGCTACGCGGCGCGTCTGGAGGCATTCGCGTCCGAGTTCGGCACGATCCTCTCGCGCCAGGCGGACGAGACGCCGGCGGGGCGCTGA
- a CDS encoding YbgC/FadM family acyl-CoA thioesterase gives MSAHRYPVRVYFEDTDAGGVVYHANYLRWAERARTESLRDMGLPHGLLVERHNLFLVVRRAEVEYLRPARLDEALIVETRVLRVGGASVELAQDVVDEAGAYRARLKVGLVCVSRDELRAARIPEPWSSALRNVVSPPAG, from the coding sequence ATGAGCGCCCACCGCTACCCTGTCCGCGTCTATTTCGAGGACACCGATGCCGGCGGCGTCGTGTATCACGCCAACTATCTGAGATGGGCCGAAAGGGCCCGGACCGAATCCTTGCGCGACATGGGCTTGCCGCACGGTCTTCTTGTGGAACGTCACAATTTGTTCCTCGTGGTGCGGCGCGCCGAAGTGGAGTATCTGCGGCCGGCCAGGCTGGATGAGGCCCTGATCGTGGAGACCCGCGTGCTGCGGGTCGGCGGGGCCTCGGTCGAGCTGGCGCAGGATGTGGTGGACGAGGCGGGCGCCTACCGGGCGCGTCTCAAGGTGGGCCTGGTCTGCGTGTCGCGTGACGAGCTTCGCGCCGCGCGGATCCCGGAGCCCTGGTCCAGCGCCCTGCGGAATGTGGTGTCTCCCCCGGCTGGCTGA
- the ruvB gene encoding Holliday junction branch migration DNA helicase RuvB codes for MSDHDARLTSGVRLEEDGNDAALRPQTLADFTGQPALRENLSVFVQAARERGEAMDHVLLFGPPGLGKTTLAQIVARELGVGFRATSGPVLQRAGDLAAILTNLQPRDVLFVDEIHRLQPAIEETLYPAMEDFQLDLIIGEGPAARTVRIDLPPFTLVGATTRAGLLATPLRDRFGIPLRLQFYSPEELERIVARGAGKLGFELTPDGAREIATRSRGTPRIAGRLLRRVRDFAAVAGRPADRALADDALRRLEVDILGLDAMDRRYLRRLAEHHGGGPVGVETLAAALAESRDTLEEVIEPFLIQEGLILRTQRGRVLGLPGWRHLGMAPPRNAVASQGDLLLDEG; via the coding sequence ATGAGCGATCATGATGCCCGCCTGACCAGCGGGGTGCGGCTGGAGGAGGATGGCAACGATGCCGCCCTCCGCCCACAGACCCTGGCCGACTTCACCGGGCAGCCCGCCCTGCGGGAGAACCTGTCCGTCTTCGTCCAGGCCGCCCGCGAGCGCGGCGAGGCGATGGACCATGTGCTGCTGTTCGGCCCCCCCGGCCTGGGCAAGACCACGCTCGCGCAGATCGTGGCGCGGGAGCTGGGAGTGGGGTTCCGCGCCACCTCGGGCCCGGTGCTGCAGCGGGCGGGTGACCTGGCGGCGATCCTGACCAACCTGCAGCCGCGCGACGTGCTTTTTGTCGATGAGATCCACCGCCTCCAGCCGGCGATCGAGGAGACGCTCTATCCGGCGATGGAGGATTTCCAGCTCGACCTGATCATCGGGGAGGGGCCGGCGGCGCGGACGGTGCGGATCGACCTGCCGCCCTTCACGCTGGTCGGCGCCACCACCCGGGCGGGCCTGCTGGCGACCCCGCTGCGCGACCGATTCGGGATTCCGCTGCGGCTCCAGTTCTACTCGCCGGAGGAGCTGGAACGGATCGTGGCGCGTGGGGCGGGAAAGCTGGGCTTCGAGCTCACGCCCGACGGGGCGCGGGAGATCGCGACCCGGTCGCGCGGCACGCCGCGCATCGCGGGGCGGCTGCTGCGGCGGGTGCGGGACTTCGCCGCGGTGGCCGGGCGCCCGGCGGACCGGGCCCTGGCCGACGATGCCCTGCGGCGGCTGGAGGTGGACATCCTCGGCCTGGATGCGATGGACCGGCGCTATCTCCGTCGGCTGGCCGAGCACCATGGCGGCGGGCCGGTGGGGGTGGAGACGCTGGCCGCCGCGCTGGCGGAGAGCCGGGACACGCTGGAGGAGGTGATCGAGCCCTTCCTGATCCAGGAGGGGCTGATCCTGCGCACCCAGCGGGGCCGGGTGCTGGGCCTGCCGGGCTGGCGGCATCTCGGCATGGCGCCGCCGCGCAATGCCGTGGCATCACAGGGCGACCTGCTTCTGGATGAGGGCTGA
- the aqpZ gene encoding aquaporin Z — MHNDTGRRVLAEFFGTFWLTFGGCGAAVLAAKFPDALGIGFLGVSFAFGLTVLTMAYAVGHISGGHFNPAVTLGLWAAGRCANRHVVPYIVAQVAGAIVAAAALWIIASGQPGWVPGGFAANGYGALSPGKYGMGSAFLIELLLTFFFLLIIIGTTSKGAATGFAGIPIGLALTLIHLVSIPVTNTSVNPARSTGPALFAGGEYIGQLWLFWIAPILGAMVAGAMTRMLYEPADPVDTVVVEQRKAA; from the coding sequence ATGCACAACGACACCGGACGGCGCGTCCTCGCCGAATTCTTCGGGACCTTCTGGCTCACCTTCGGCGGCTGCGGCGCCGCCGTGCTGGCGGCCAAGTTCCCGGACGCACTGGGCATCGGCTTCCTGGGCGTCTCCTTCGCCTTCGGACTGACCGTGCTCACCATGGCCTACGCGGTCGGGCACATCTCGGGCGGCCACTTCAACCCCGCCGTCACGCTGGGCCTCTGGGCGGCGGGCCGCTGCGCCAACCGCCATGTGGTGCCCTATATCGTGGCGCAGGTCGCCGGCGCGATCGTCGCCGCGGCGGCGCTCTGGATCATCGCCTCCGGCCAGCCGGGCTGGGTGCCGGGCGGCTTCGCCGCCAATGGCTACGGCGCGCTCAGCCCCGGCAAGTACGGCATGGGCTCGGCCTTCCTGATCGAACTGCTGCTGACCTTCTTCTTCCTGCTGATCATCATCGGCACGACCTCCAAGGGCGCCGCCACGGGCTTCGCCGGCATCCCCATCGGCCTCGCCCTGACGCTGATCCACCTCGTCTCCATCCCGGTCACCAACACCTCGGTGAACCCGGCCCGCAGCACCGGCCCCGCCCTCTTCGCCGGCGGCGAATATATCGGCCAGCTCTGGCTCTTCTGGATCGCCCCGATCCTGGGCGCCATGGTGGCCGGCGCCATGACCCGCATGCTCTACGAGCCCGCCGACCCGGTGGACACCGTGGTGGTCGAGCAGCGCAAGGCGGCCTGA
- the ruvA gene encoding Holliday junction branch migration protein RuvA yields MIGKLRGVLDSVHEGGCILDVNGVGYVVAASSRAVAALPPPPAQGTLWIETVVREDAITLYGFADAAERDWYRLLTAIQGVGPKVALALLSTLSPADLAAALMAGDRGALGRAPGVGPKLAARLVAELRDRVGAMPTGNFSVTIPPPVPAGAAEETVSALLNLGWKRAEAAAAVNRVRERLGDGAGLSEMIRESLKELAPR; encoded by the coding sequence ATGATCGGCAAGCTGCGCGGCGTGCTGGATTCGGTGCATGAGGGCGGCTGCATCCTGGACGTGAACGGGGTGGGCTATGTCGTCGCCGCCTCCTCCCGCGCCGTGGCCGCGCTGCCGCCGCCGCCGGCCCAGGGCACGCTCTGGATCGAGACGGTGGTGCGCGAGGACGCGATCACCCTCTATGGCTTCGCCGACGCGGCGGAGCGGGACTGGTACCGGTTGCTGACCGCCATCCAGGGCGTGGGACCGAAGGTGGCGCTGGCGCTGCTGTCCACGCTGAGCCCGGCGGACCTCGCCGCCGCGCTGATGGCGGGGGACCGGGGCGCGCTGGGCCGCGCGCCGGGCGTCGGGCCGAAGCTGGCGGCGCGGCTGGTGGCGGAGCTGCGCGACCGGGTGGGGGCGATGCCGACGGGGAATTTCAGCGTGACGATCCCGCCGCCAGTGCCGGCGGGGGCGGCGGAGGAGACGGTCTCCGCCCTGCTGAACCTGGGCTGGAAGCGGGCCGAGGCGGCGGCGGCGGTGAATCGGGTGCGCGAGCGGCTGGGCGACGGGGCGGGGCTGAGCGAGATGATCCGCGAGAGCCTGAAGGAGCTGGCGCCGCGGTAG
- the ruvC gene encoding crossover junction endodeoxyribonuclease RuvC translates to MSGSVRILGLDPGLQHTGWGLIESSGSRLRHLADGVISTTADLPLAERLSQIYRALRAILDLHQADEAAVEHTYVNKNPGAALKLGQARGVVLLAPSLAGIEVAEYQAMEVKRAVVGTGHADKVQVTDMVRRLLPGAVIRRADAADALAVAICHAHHRGSRMALARMANLAVSQPR, encoded by the coding sequence ATGTCGGGCAGCGTCCGCATCCTGGGCCTGGACCCCGGGCTGCAGCACACGGGCTGGGGGCTGATCGAGAGCAGCGGCTCCCGCCTGCGGCATCTGGCGGACGGGGTGATCAGCACCACTGCCGACCTGCCGCTCGCGGAGCGGCTGTCGCAGATCTACCGCGCCCTGCGCGCGATCCTGGACCTGCATCAGGCCGATGAGGCGGCGGTCGAGCACACCTATGTCAACAAGAACCCCGGCGCCGCGCTGAAGCTGGGCCAGGCGCGCGGCGTGGTGCTGCTGGCGCCGTCGCTCGCGGGGATCGAGGTGGCCGAGTACCAGGCCATGGAGGTCAAGCGCGCCGTGGTCGGCACGGGCCATGCCGACAAGGTGCAGGTGACGGACATGGTGCGGCGGCTGCTGCCCGGTGCCGTGATCCGGCGCGCGGATGCGGCGGATGCGCTGGCGGTCGCGATCTGCCACGCGCATCACCGGGGCAGCCGCATGGCGCTGGCGCGGATGGCGAACCTCGCCGTCAGCCAGCCGCGATAG
- a CDS encoding YebC/PmpR family DNA-binding transcriptional regulator yields MAGHSHAKNIMHRKAGQSAKKAQAFGKLIREITVSAKAGMPDPAHNPRLRAAVKAALTANMPRDTVERAIKRVAAGADTDNYDEVRYEGYGPAGVAIIVEALTDNRNRTASDLRSAFSKFGGAMGETGSVSFQFERGGVITYKVDVASEEAMMEAAIEAGASDVESYDGIHEVTTSVEDFTAVRDALEEKFGPAESAKIEWWPNVSVDLNEEQARSVLRLVEVLDDHDDVQNVYANFEVSDEIADKLSA; encoded by the coding sequence ATGGCCGGCCATTCGCACGCCAAGAACATCATGCACCGCAAGGCGGGGCAGAGCGCCAAGAAGGCCCAGGCCTTCGGCAAGCTGATCCGCGAGATCACCGTTTCCGCCAAGGCGGGGATGCCCGACCCCGCGCACAACCCGCGCCTGCGTGCCGCCGTGAAGGCCGCGCTGACGGCCAACATGCCGCGCGACACGGTGGAACGCGCCATCAAGCGCGTCGCCGCCGGGGCGGACACGGACAACTACGATGAGGTCCGCTACGAGGGTTATGGCCCGGCCGGCGTGGCCATCATCGTCGAGGCGCTGACCGACAACCGCAACCGCACCGCCTCCGACCTCCGCTCCGCCTTCTCCAAGTTCGGCGGTGCGATGGGCGAGACGGGCTCGGTGAGCTTCCAGTTCGAGCGCGGCGGCGTCATCACCTACAAGGTGGATGTGGCCTCCGAGGAGGCGATGATGGAGGCGGCGATCGAGGCCGGCGCCAGCGACGTGGAGAGCTATGACGGCATCCACGAGGTCACCACCTCGGTCGAGGACTTCACCGCAGTGCGCGACGCGCTGGAGGAGAAGTTCGGCCCGGCGGAAAGCGCGAAGATCGAGTGGTGGCCGAACGTGTCCGTGGACCTGAACGAGGAGCAGGCGCGGTCCGTGCTCAGGCTCGTCGAGGTGCTGGACGACCACGACGACGTGCAGAACGTCTACGCCAATTTCGAGGTCTCGGACGAGATCGCCGACAAGCTTTCGGCCTGA
- a CDS encoding MSMEG_1061 family FMN-dependent PPOX-type flavoprotein: MDSLPPDPYAITTPEQLAGHYAPPGPVVLRKVSPVVDATAAAFIAHSPFCVLSTVGGRGAHGTPRGDAPGFVAVLDERTLALPDRRGNNRIDALRDVLDDPRVALLFLVPGSGETLRVAGLARLTADPALRARLAVEGREPATVMLIEVREVFMQCRRAVARAKLWPCDARPAGTPTPGQMIAAHTGGMVEAAEVDAHSPDLEKHLY, translated from the coding sequence ATGGACAGCCTGCCACCCGACCCCTACGCCATCACCACGCCGGAACAACTGGCCGGGCATTATGCGCCGCCGGGGCCGGTGGTGCTGCGCAAGGTGAGCCCGGTGGTCGATGCCACGGCCGCCGCCTTCATCGCCCACAGCCCCTTCTGCGTGCTCTCCACCGTGGGCGGCCGGGGCGCGCATGGCACGCCGCGCGGCGATGCGCCGGGCTTCGTGGCGGTGCTGGACGAACGCACCCTGGCCCTGCCGGACCGGCGCGGCAACAACCGGATCGATGCGTTGCGCGACGTGCTGGACGACCCGCGCGTGGCGCTGCTGTTCCTCGTGCCGGGCTCGGGCGAGACGCTGCGCGTCGCCGGGCTGGCACGGCTGACCGCCGATCCGGCGCTGCGCGCGCGGCTGGCGGTGGAGGGGCGGGAGCCCGCCACGGTGATGCTGATCGAGGTGCGGGAGGTCTTCATGCAATGCCGCCGGGCGGTGGCGCGGGCGAAGCTCTGGCCCTGCGACGCCCGCCCCGCCGGCACGCCGACACCCGGGCAGATGATCGCCGCCCATACCGGCGGGATGGTGGAGGCGGCGGAGGTGGATGCGCATTCGCCGGATCTGGAGAAGCATCTCTACTGA
- a CDS encoding IS630 family transposase (programmed frameshift), which yields MAVPVAITRTDLDAAGLRRAAKRCRDGAAARRMLALALVLDGASRADAARACGMDRQTLRDWVHRYNAEGLDGLTDRHGGGTPCLLSPEQERQVAAWVTEGPDLARDGVTRWRRADLVLAIEARFGVVMAERSISDVLRRLGFGRLVPRPRHPGHSPEAPSVFRRDFAAHVDAALPEHARGKPLELWWQDEARIGQQGTLTRIWARRGSRPPAPRDQRYTWAYLFGAVCPARGVGAGLVLPYANAALMNLHLAEIGAAVAPGAHAVLTIDGAGWHQTGDKLIVPPNITLLHLPPYSPELNPVETVWAYLRGNKLSNRVFETYDDIVDACCNAWNWLTEQPERITSIATRSWATVSA from the exons ATGGCGGTTCCTGTTGCGATCACGCGGACGGATCTGGATGCGGCAGGTCTCCGGCGCGCGGCCAAACGTTGCCGGGACGGCGCCGCCGCCCGGCGCATGCTGGCCTTGGCGCTGGTGCTGGACGGTGCGTCGCGGGCCGATGCGGCGCGTGCCTGCGGCATGGACCGGCAAACGCTGCGCGACTGGGTGCATCGCTACAACGCCGAGGGCCTGGACGGCCTGACGGACCGGCACGGCGGCGGCACGCCGTGCCTGCTGTCGCCCGAGCAGGAACGGCAGGTGGCAGCCTGGGTGACCGAGGGGCCGGACCTGGCCCGTGACGGTGTCACGCGGTGGCGTCGGGCCGATTTGGTGCTTGCGATCGAGGCGAGGTTCGGGGTGGTGATGGCCGAGCGCAGCATCAGCGACGTGCTGCGCCGCCTGGGGTTCGGCCGCCTTGTTCCACGGCCCCGCCACCCTGGGCACAGTCCGGAGGCGC CAAGCGTCTTTCGGCGCGACTTCGCCGCCCACGTAGACGCAGCCCTGCCCGAGCACGCCCGAGGCAAGCCGCTCGAGCTGTGGTGGCAGGACGAGGCCCGCATCGGCCAGCAGGGCACGCTGACCCGCATCTGGGCCCGGCGCGGCAGCAGGCCTCCTGCGCCGCGCGATCAGCGCTACACCTGGGCCTATCTGTTCGGGGCCGTCTGCCCGGCCCGCGGCGTGGGTGCCGGGCTGGTGCTGCCCTACGCCAATGCCGCGCTGATGAACCTGCACTTGGCCGAGATCGGTGCCGCCGTCGCACCCGGCGCCCACGCCGTCCTGACCATCGACGGTGCCGGGTGGCACCAGACCGGCGACAAGCTGATCGTGCCGCCGAACATCACCTTGCTGCACCTGCCGCCCTACAGCCCCGAGTTGAACCCGGTCGAGACCGTCTGGGCCTACCTGCGGGGCAACAAGCTCAGCAACCGCGTGTTCGAAACCTACGACGACATCGTCGACGCCTGCTGCAACGCCTGGAACTGGCTTACCGAACAACCCGAACGCATCACCTCAATCGCAACCAGATCATGGGCGACGGTCAGTGCATGA
- a CDS encoding TIGR00282 family metallophosphoesterase, with protein MRILFLGDVVGRSGRDALVSRLPELRRELATDLVVVNAENASHGFGLAPDMARAFLEAGADVLTLGNHAWDRKEIIPFMEGEPRIIRPINFPPGTPGRGATVVEVSGGRRALVVNVMGRLFMEPLDDPFRGVQAELAKHVLGGPVGTPGTVQAAVVDIHAEATSEKLALGHSFDGRASLVIGTHTHVPTADHQVLEGGTAYMTDAGMCGDYDSVIGMNKGASALRFWRRVPGERLSPAEGEATLCGALVETDDATGLARRIGPLRVGGRLAAVKPGF; from the coding sequence TTGAGAATTCTGTTCCTGGGCGATGTGGTGGGGCGCAGCGGCCGCGATGCCCTGGTGTCCCGCCTGCCCGAGCTGCGGCGCGAACTCGCCACCGACCTCGTTGTGGTGAATGCGGAGAATGCCAGCCACGGCTTCGGCCTCGCCCCCGACATGGCTCGGGCCTTCCTGGAGGCCGGGGCCGATGTGCTAACGCTGGGCAACCACGCCTGGGACCGCAAGGAGATCATCCCCTTCATGGAGGGGGAGCCGCGCATCATCCGCCCGATCAACTTCCCGCCCGGCACGCCGGGGCGCGGCGCCACGGTGGTCGAGGTCTCCGGCGGGCGGCGGGCGCTGGTGGTCAACGTCATGGGCCGGCTGTTCATGGAGCCGCTGGACGACCCCTTCCGCGGCGTGCAGGCGGAGCTGGCGAAGCATGTGCTGGGCGGGCCGGTGGGCACGCCCGGGACGGTCCAGGCGGCGGTGGTGGACATCCATGCCGAGGCGACGAGCGAGAAGCTGGCCCTCGGGCATTCCTTCGACGGCCGGGCCTCGCTGGTGATCGGCACGCACACGCATGTGCCGACGGCGGACCACCAGGTGCTGGAGGGCGGCACGGCCTACATGACCGATGCGGGAATGTGCGGCGACTACGACAGCGTGATCGGCATGAACAAGGGCGCCTCGGCGCTGCGCTTCTGGCGCCGGGTGCCGGGGGAGCGGCTCTCCCCCGCCGAGGGTGAGGCCACGCTCTGCGGCGCGCTGGTGGAGACGGACGATGCCACGGGCCTCGCCAGGCGGATCGGGCCGCTGCGGGTCGGCGGGCGGCTGGCGGCGGTGAAGCCGGGGTTCTGA
- a CDS encoding 5-formyltetrahydrofolate cyclo-ligase, whose product MVAPHFVPDTGELAAGKARLRREMLAHRAGIATPEAAGAVARAILDEAPPPPGAVVSGYWPMGHELDPRPLLAALSARGHAVALPVTTRRGQPLRFRQWVPGEPLVSARFGLSEPPPEAPELRPDWLLVPLLAFDRRGHRLGYGAGYYDRTLESLPGAAALGFAYAGQEVPCVPTGPGDQPLRAVATERGVIRCDAAPRVESSEEKA is encoded by the coding sequence ATGGTGGCTCCGCACTTCGTTCCCGATACCGGTGAGCTCGCCGCCGGCAAGGCGCGGCTGAGGCGGGAGATGCTGGCGCATCGCGCGGGCATCGCCACGCCGGAGGCCGCCGGGGCCGTGGCGCGGGCGATCCTGGATGAGGCTCCGCCGCCACCGGGCGCGGTGGTGTCCGGCTACTGGCCCATGGGGCATGAGCTGGACCCGAGGCCGCTGCTGGCGGCATTGTCGGCGCGCGGCCATGCCGTCGCCCTGCCGGTGACGACGCGGCGCGGCCAGCCTTTGCGCTTCCGGCAATGGGTGCCGGGCGAGCCGCTGGTGTCCGCCCGCTTCGGCCTGTCCGAGCCCCCGCCCGAGGCGCCCGAGCTGCGCCCCGACTGGCTGCTGGTGCCACTGCTCGCCTTCGACCGGCGCGGGCACCGGCTGGGCTATGGCGCCGGCTACTACGACCGCACGCTGGAATCCCTGCCGGGCGCCGCGGCCCTGGGCTTCGCCTATGCGGGGCAGGAGGTTCCCTGCGTTCCCACCGGGCCGGGCGACCAGCCGTTGCGCGCGGTGGCGACGGAGCGGGGTGTGATCCGCTGCGATGCGGCCCCGCGCGTGGAAAGTTCCGAGGAGAAGGCTTGA
- a CDS encoding cell division protein ZapA, translated as MGQVTVRVGGYSHPVSCEDGQEAHLVALAAEVDRRVHSVRAMGGSFGENRLLLLAALLLADEVHDLKVELSQARAGQPTLDNPAMAERLVRVAERIEGIAAELERP; from the coding sequence TTGGGTCAGGTCACGGTTCGCGTCGGCGGCTACAGCCACCCCGTTTCCTGCGAGGACGGGCAGGAGGCGCATCTCGTCGCCCTGGCGGCGGAGGTGGACCGCCGGGTCCATTCCGTGCGCGCCATGGGCGGTTCCTTTGGCGAGAACCGGCTGCTGCTGCTGGCCGCCCTGTTGCTGGCCGATGAGGTGCATGACCTGAAGGTCGAGCTGTCCCAGGCCCGGGCGGGCCAGCCCACGCTGGACAACCCCGCGATGGCCGAACGGCTGGTCCGCGTCGCCGAGAGGATCGAGGGCATTGCGGCGGAGCTCGAGCGCCCTTAA
- a CDS encoding class I fructose-bisphosphate aldolase: MQLTSQVREILSWYESDNPGTKTNIARILNTGRLAGTGRMVILPVDQGFEHGPARSFAPNPAAYDPRYHFELATEAGLNAYAAPLGMIEAGAATFAGTIPTILKVNSSNSLSTTKDQAVTGTVADALRLGCSAIGFTIYPGSEYQFEMMEELRELAEEAKAAGLAVVVWSYPRGPMLDKVGETALDICAYAAHMAALTGAHIIKVKPPTEAISLDAAKKTYEKFPVPDINTLAGRIRHVVQACFGGRRLVVFSGGEAGTFEAMVEMAKGIHAGGGNGSIVGRNSFQRSKPEALKLLSALIDVYKSPL; encoded by the coding sequence ATGCAGCTCACTTCGCAGGTCCGGGAAATCCTCTCCTGGTACGAGAGCGACAATCCCGGCACCAAGACCAACATCGCCCGCATCCTGAACACCGGGCGGCTGGCCGGAACCGGCAGGATGGTGATCCTGCCGGTGGACCAGGGCTTCGAGCATGGCCCGGCCCGCTCCTTCGCCCCCAACCCAGCCGCCTATGACCCGCGCTACCACTTCGAGCTGGCGACCGAGGCCGGGCTGAACGCCTATGCCGCCCCGCTCGGCATGATCGAGGCCGGCGCCGCCACCTTCGCCGGCACCATCCCCACCATCCTCAAGGTCAACTCCTCCAACTCCCTCTCCACCACCAAGGACCAGGCGGTGACGGGCACGGTGGCGGATGCGCTGCGCCTCGGCTGCTCCGCCATCGGCTTCACCATCTATCCGGGCTCGGAATACCAGTTCGAGATGATGGAGGAGCTCCGCGAGCTGGCCGAGGAAGCCAAGGCCGCCGGCCTCGCCGTGGTGGTCTGGTCCTATCCGCGCGGCCCGATGCTGGACAAGGTGGGCGAGACCGCGCTCGACATCTGCGCCTATGCCGCCCACATGGCCGCGCTCACCGGCGCCCATATCATCAAGGTGAAGCCGCCCACCGAGGCGATCTCGCTCGACGCCGCGAAGAAGACCTACGAGAAGTTCCCGGTCCCCGACATCAACACCCTGGCCGGGCGCATCCGGCACGTGGTCCAGGCCTGCTTCGGCGGCCGCCGCCTCGTGGTCTTCTCGGGCGGCGAGGCCGGCACCTTCGAGGCGATGGTGGAGATGGCCAAGGGCATCCATGCCGGCGGCGGCAACGGCTCGATCGTGGGCCGCAACAGCTTCCAGCGCTCCAAGCCCGAGGCGCTGAAGCTGCTCTCCGCCCTCATCGACGTGTACAAGTCGCCGCTCTGA
- the thiE gene encoding thiamine phosphate synthase: MAGSAKQPPKAQNGDAPGCRLYLVTPPALEPARFAEDLARALDAGDVACVQLRLKDADDDTIRRAIDALRPVAQSRDVAFLLNDRADLAVQTGCDGAHLGQEDGDHAAARTLLRDGILGITCHASRHLAMEAGELGADYVAFGAFFPTATKETVHKAEPEILSWWAEVMEIPSVAIGGIDAANCAPVVRAGADFLAVVGAVWNHPEGPAAGVRAMNAAIAEAAG; the protein is encoded by the coding sequence ATGGCCGGCTCCGCGAAGCAGCCCCCCAAGGCGCAGAATGGCGACGCGCCCGGCTGCCGACTCTACCTGGTGACGCCGCCGGCGCTGGAACCGGCCCGCTTCGCGGAGGATCTCGCCCGGGCGCTGGATGCGGGCGACGTCGCCTGCGTCCAGCTCCGGCTCAAGGATGCGGACGACGACACCATCCGCCGCGCCATCGACGCGCTGCGCCCGGTGGCGCAGTCGCGCGACGTCGCCTTCCTGCTGAACGACCGCGCCGACCTCGCCGTGCAGACGGGCTGCGACGGCGCGCATCTGGGCCAGGAGGACGGCGACCACGCGGCCGCGCGGACGCTGCTGCGCGACGGCATCCTCGGCATCACCTGCCACGCCTCCCGCCACCTCGCCATGGAGGCGGGCGAGCTCGGCGCCGACTACGTGGCCTTCGGCGCCTTCTTCCCCACCGCGACCAAGGAGACCGTCCACAAGGCGGAGCCGGAGATCCTGTCCTGGTGGGCCGAGGTGATGGAGATCCCCTCCGTCGCCATCGGCGGCATCGACGCGGCGAACTGCGCCCCCGTGGTCCGGGCCGGCGCGGATTTCCTGGCGGTCGTCGGGGCGGTATGGAACCACCCGGAAGGGCCGGCCGCCGGAGTCCGGGCCATGAACGCCGCGATCGCCGAAGCCGCGGGCTGA